A region from the Solibacillus sp. FSL H8-0523 genome encodes:
- a CDS encoding response regulator transcription factor: MEQPRILIVDDEADLRNLLKAALKKEGFTDIQTAGSVAEGLRVFEQFSPTIALLDVMLPDGEGYDLCKKIRETSHIPVLFLSAKSDEVDKILGLAIGGDDYITKPFSPKEVAFRVKAQLRRLGYTQSAPIVESTSTICGPFEMNADETEIKKNAALLELTAKEVGLMACFMRNPNRILSKELLFERVWGEDFFGADNTLMVHIRRLREKVEQDPSKPVFITTVKGLGYKFII, from the coding sequence ATGGAACAACCGCGTATTTTGATTGTCGATGATGAAGCAGATTTACGAAATTTACTAAAGGCCGCACTGAAAAAAGAAGGCTTTACTGACATCCAAACCGCTGGATCCGTCGCAGAGGGGCTTCGTGTATTCGAACAATTTTCCCCAACAATCGCGTTACTCGACGTCATGCTGCCTGACGGAGAAGGTTATGACTTATGTAAAAAAATTCGTGAAACCTCACATATTCCTGTGCTGTTTTTATCCGCAAAATCCGACGAGGTCGACAAAATTTTAGGACTTGCAATCGGTGGCGATGATTATATTACAAAGCCCTTTAGCCCAAAGGAAGTCGCGTTTCGAGTGAAGGCCCAGTTACGTAGGCTTGGCTATACGCAAAGTGCACCAATCGTGGAAAGTACTTCTACCATATGCGGGCCATTCGAGATGAATGCCGATGAAACGGAAATAAAAAAGAACGCAGCTTTGCTTGAATTAACTGCAAAAGAAGTGGGCTTAATGGCGTGCTTTATGCGAAATCCAAACCGCATTTTAAGTAAGGAACTATTATTTGAGCGGGTTTGGGGCGAGGACTTTTTTGGAGCCGATAATACGCTCATGGTCCACATTCGCCGTCTTCGTGAAAAAGTCGAGCAAGACCCATCAAAGCCAGTTTTCATTACAACCGTTAAGGGGCTTGGCTACAAATTTATCATTTAA